One stretch of Bradyrhizobium canariense DNA includes these proteins:
- a CDS encoding SDR family NAD(P)-dependent oxidoreductase, which produces MNDEFSGKVALVTGASKGIGAGIAKALGQAGGHVAVAYGRDEAGARRVVAEIEAAGGHALALQGDLTRTADIEAMVARTVAAFGPIHILVNNAGVFEYKALAEITEAHVRSIFDTNVLGLLMMTKIAIANFDPAGGSVINISSLSAAGNGAGQAVYASSKAAVNTITKVLALELAGRKIRVNAIMPGYYDTEGARSFGMPGSEAEARLMAATPLEKRAGRPSDLSPVALFLASAASSWMTGEILTVSGGLR; this is translated from the coding sequence ATGAACGACGAGTTTTCAGGCAAGGTCGCCCTCGTGACCGGCGCATCGAAGGGGATCGGCGCCGGCATCGCCAAGGCGCTGGGTCAGGCCGGCGGCCATGTGGCGGTAGCCTATGGCCGCGACGAGGCCGGCGCGCGGCGCGTCGTCGCGGAGATCGAGGCGGCCGGCGGGCACGCCTTGGCGCTGCAGGGCGATCTGACGCGCACGGCTGACATCGAGGCAATGGTCGCCAGGACAGTGGCGGCATTCGGCCCGATCCATATCCTCGTCAACAACGCCGGTGTGTTCGAGTACAAGGCTTTGGCGGAGATCACCGAGGCGCATGTCCGCAGCATTTTCGACACAAACGTGCTCGGCCTCCTGATGATGACCAAAATAGCTATCGCCAACTTCGATCCGGCCGGCGGCAGCGTGATCAATATCAGCTCCCTTTCCGCCGCAGGAAACGGGGCGGGCCAAGCCGTCTACGCATCGTCCAAGGCCGCAGTGAACACCATCACCAAGGTGCTGGCGCTGGAGCTGGCCGGGCGGAAAATCCGCGTCAACGCCATCATGCCCGGATATTACGATACCGAGGGAGCTCGCTCTTTCGGCATGCCGGGCTCGGAAGCCGAAGCCCGACTGATGGCTGCGACGCCGCTGGAAAAACGAGCTGGCCGCCCTTCAGACCTTAGCCCGGTGGCCCTGTTCCTGGCATCGGCGGCTTCGTCCTGGATGACCGGAGAAATCCTGACGGTTTCCGGTGGCCTGCGCTAG
- a CDS encoding MerR family transcriptional regulator: protein MGFSAVFLNASEAASRLGISVKALRVYEQRGLIMPARTAAGWRIYGPDEMSRAAEIISLRALGFSLAQVARVLRGDPKGLELALAAHQVTLEGQISQLASKVEKVRGLRSDLAGGQTPTIGDLARLLTPAAEFRVAFDLPWPWGAERFELHDIRSLNYITGPLGSGKTRLAMRLAEALPDAAFIGLERLGDGGAMARARLDADQVLKSRVDQALAWLVEDGGTVSEALIALLAGLEAESPSILVIDMLEEGLDKVTQEALIAHLRRRGPGARPLFFLTRSTAILDLDSVGSDEAIIFCPANHSAPLRVAPYPGGPGYEAVASCLASPEVRARTAGVIAWRPKVA, encoded by the coding sequence GTGGGCTTTTCCGCCGTATTCTTGAATGCATCAGAGGCTGCCAGCCGGCTTGGCATCTCCGTCAAAGCTCTGCGAGTCTACGAGCAGCGCGGTCTTATAATGCCGGCTCGAACTGCGGCCGGATGGCGAATCTATGGCCCGGACGAAATGAGCCGGGCCGCAGAAATTATCTCATTACGGGCGCTTGGCTTCAGCCTCGCGCAAGTTGCACGAGTGTTGAGAGGCGATCCCAAGGGCCTGGAACTTGCTCTGGCAGCTCATCAAGTGACGCTTGAAGGACAAATCAGCCAGCTCGCCTCTAAGGTGGAAAAAGTTCGCGGGCTCAGGAGTGATCTCGCCGGCGGTCAGACGCCGACAATCGGCGATTTGGCGCGGCTGTTGACACCTGCAGCCGAGTTTCGTGTCGCGTTCGATCTCCCCTGGCCGTGGGGGGCTGAACGCTTCGAACTGCACGATATCCGGTCGCTAAATTACATTACCGGCCCCTTGGGCAGCGGCAAGACGCGGCTTGCGATGCGCTTGGCTGAAGCATTGCCCGACGCCGCTTTCATAGGCTTAGAGCGGTTGGGGGACGGAGGTGCAATGGCCCGGGCGCGGTTAGACGCCGATCAAGTCCTCAAGTCGCGCGTCGATCAGGCCCTTGCCTGGCTCGTTGAGGATGGCGGCACTGTGTCAGAGGCTTTGATCGCGCTACTCGCGGGATTGGAAGCGGAAAGCCCGTCCATTCTGGTGATTGATATGTTGGAAGAAGGGCTGGACAAGGTTACCCAAGAGGCTCTGATCGCTCATCTTCGTCGCCGTGGACCTGGCGCTCGCCCGCTCTTCTTCCTCACACGCTCTACCGCCATCCTGGATTTAGATTCTGTCGGCTCGGACGAGGCAATTATTTTCTGCCCCGCTAACCACAGCGCGCCGTTGCGCGTCGCACCTTATCCAGGCGGCCCTGGTTATGAGGCAGTCGCCTCGTGCTTGGCATCGCCCGAAGTTCGAGCGCGAACCGCTGGTGTCATCGCTTGGCGGCCCAAGGTGGCATGA
- a CDS encoding IS5 family transposase (programmed frameshift) — translation MDRLVLSDAAWERMAPLIIGRPDQKGSTGRDNRMFVEGVLWIVRTGSPWRDLPETFGDWNSVFRRFSRWSIKGVWWRIFEAMSDDPDFEYLVIDSTIVRAHQHGRGEKRGSEDQALGRSRGGLSTKIHMAVRGLGCPVRFTLTAGQKGDAPQAAALIEGLPAEVVMADAAYDADHLRQAIAAKGALAVIPNNPSRALKYPLDKHLYAQRHLVECCFSKLKQFRRVATRFEKTARNYRAVVTLAAIALWLR, via the exons ATGGACCGTTTGGTTTTGAGCGACGCGGCGTGGGAGCGGATGGCGCCGCTGATCATAGGTCGGCCCGACCAGAAAGGGTCGACTGGACGCGACAACCGGATGTTCGTGGAGGGCGTGCTGTGGATCGTGCGTACGGGCTCTCCCTGGCGTGATCTTCCGGAGACGTTCGGGGATTGGAACAGCGTATTCCGGCGCTTCAGTCGATGGAGCATCAAGGGTGTTTGGTGGCGGATCTTCGAGGCGATGTCCGATGATCCGGACTTCGAATATCTGGTCATCGACTCCACCATCGTTCGGGCGCATCAGCAC GGCCGGGGCGAAAAAAGGGGGTCTGAAGATCAGGCGCTCGGCCGCTCGCGCGGTGGCCTGAGCACCAAGATACATATGGCCGTTCGCGGCTTGGGATGTCCCGTGCGGTTCACGCTTACCGCGGGTCAGAAGGGCGATGCACCGCAAGCCGCCGCATTGATCGAGGGATTACCCGCCGAGGTCGTCATGGCCGATGCGGCCTATGATGCCGATCACTTGCGCCAAGCCATCGCCGCCAAGGGGGCGCTCGCTGTCATCCCCAACAACCCGTCACGTGCGCTCAAATATCCGCTCGACAAGCATCTCTATGCCCAGCGCCATCTCGTGGAATGCTGCTTCTCAAAACTCAAACAGTTCCGCCGCGTCGCAACACGCTTCGAGAAAACGGCACGAAATTATCGGGCCGTCGTTACTCTCGCCGCCATTGCCCTATGGCTGCGGTAA
- a CDS encoding LysR family transcriptional regulator, giving the protein MDLRRLRHFVVAAEESNFRRAALRLDTNQSIISRHVRDIEEELGADLFLREPGHGARPREVGRAFLRDVREMFDNLASSPKFESATNSPKIIQRWRRFCVRTRWCGHLPQP; this is encoded by the coding sequence ATGGATCTTCGCCGCTTGCGTCATTTCGTTGTCGCGGCGGAAGAGTCGAACTTCCGTCGTGCGGCACTTCGGTTGGACACCAATCAATCCATTATCTCGCGACATGTCCGCGACATCGAAGAAGAATTGGGCGCTGACCTTTTCCTCCGTGAGCCGGGCCATGGCGCGCGGCCAAGGGAAGTCGGCCGTGCGTTTCTCCGCGACGTGCGTGAGATGTTCGACAACTTAGCTTCGTCTCCGAAATTTGAGTCAGCGACAAATTCGCCAAAAATAATCCAGCGCTGGCGTAGATTCTGCGTCCGCACTAGGTGGTGTGGACATTTACCGCAGCCATAG